In the genome of Agromyces sp. CF514, the window CACGACCACCGCTGAGGCATCCGTGTTCGAATCCGTCAAGGGCATGCTCGTCGAGCACGGCGAGCTCCAGGAGGCGCTCGCCGACCCGGCGCTGCATGCCGACGCCGCGCGCGCGAAGAAGGTGAACCGGCGCTACGCCGAGCTCAGCCGCATCGTCGCCGCGAACACGGCCTGGCATCAGGCGCAGGAAGACCTGGCGGCCGCACGCGAACTCGCGAAAGAGGACGACGCGTTCGCCGAAGAGGTGCCCGCGCTCGAAGCCGAGCTCGCGCAGGCTCAGGAGAAGCTCCGGCGACTCCTGATCCCGCGCGACCCAGACGACGGCCGCGACGTCATCATGGAGATCAAGGGCGGTGAGGGCGGCGCCGAGAGCGCCCTCTTCGCCGGCGACCTGCTGCGCATGTACATGCAGTACGCGCAGTCGAAGGGCTGGAAGGTCGAGCTCCTCGACCAGAACGAGTCCGACCTCGGCGGCTACAAGGACGTGCAGGTCGCGATCAAGTCGAATGCGACCGATCCCTCCCAGGGCGTCTGGGCGCACCTGAAGTACGAGGGCGGCGTGCACCGCGTGCAGCGCGTGCCCGTCACCGAGACGCAGGGCCGCATCCACACGTCGACCACGGGCGTGCTCGTCTTCCCCGAGGTCGACGAGCCCGAGGAGGTCGAGATCAACCAGAACGACCTCAAGATCGACGTGTACCGCTCGTCGGGCCCCGGCGGCCAGTCGGTGAACACGACCGACTCGGCCGTGCGCATCACCCACCTGCCCACCGGCATCGTGGTGTCGATGCAGAACGAGAAGTCGCAGCTGCAGAACCGAGAGGCGGCGATGCGCGTGCTTCGCGCCCGCATCCTCGC includes:
- the prfA gene encoding peptide chain release factor 1; translated protein: MFESVKGMLVEHGELQEALADPALHADAARAKKVNRRYAELSRIVAANTAWHQAQEDLAAARELAKEDDAFAEEVPALEAELAQAQEKLRRLLIPRDPDDGRDVIMEIKGGEGGAESALFAGDLLRMYMQYAQSKGWKVELLDQNESDLGGYKDVQVAIKSNATDPSQGVWAHLKYEGGVHRVQRVPVTETQGRIHTSTTGVLVFPEVDEPEEVEINQNDLKIDVYRSSGPGGQSVNTTDSAVRITHLPTGIVVSMQNEKSQLQNREAAMRVLRARILARQQEELDAAASDARKSQIRSMDRSERIRTYNFPENRIADHRTGYKAYNLDQVMNGALEPIIESAIQADEEAQLAGLGDD